Part of the Musa acuminata AAA Group cultivar baxijiao chromosome BXJ3-10, Cavendish_Baxijiao_AAA, whole genome shotgun sequence genome, GTGATATTCTGAAGGGTATTCATGAAAGTTTGCTAACTATAGAGGTGTGTCTATGCTTTATAGGGGTTTCTATGATATTATGAGTGTGAGGAAGGACACATGGAATTCTGCCTTGAAAGTTGTATATTATGAAATTGTGAATCCAGAGAAATTCCATCAGGGCTTTTGATGAGGAACTTTTGTTCAGCATtaaatattttcatttttatatatttaatgtaCTTGATAATGTTACTTTTGGATGTGACAAAAGCAAACACATGAACATAAATCTTGTGACTCATCAAGTTGCAGTGCAACTTCTCTATCGGTTCATGTCGAAAGATTAAGTCAGCTGTCAAGCCACTTCAGAGTTCTGATCAGAAAACATTACTTTTGGTAAATTGACATCTGACTACTAGTACAGAACTCTTGGCCTAGGATATCATTAGGTTTTCCTTTCATGGTAATCTTGCCTCTCAAGTATCAATAACACTTTCTTGTCTGCATGTTTATTCAGAAGTTGAAGCATCAAAGCTCAAGCTCAATCTTGTTTTCTTTTGTAGCTGAAATTATGAACTGAGTTTAATAAGATAATGTTCAGAGGGAGCAATCTATGGTTTTCCTCAGTTTTAGAATATTCTATTGTTCTAGGTGATTACCTTGTGCGAGAGACTCGCAGGGCAAGATGCAAATGTTACCACTGTCCCTGTCTCGATCCTCAAGTTCACTCGGCAGCTGACTCGACTTTTCCAATGGACCAATGATGTAGCTGACAGATTGGCATTCTCAGAGGTAATTCTCTATATTTAACATAGATTTTATTAAATGCAAAActattttttatcatatgaagaatcTTTTTATCAAGACGCAACAATCGAGTATCGACCCATGGTTCTATTTACAAGTAGTTTGATGTAAAATTGTGAATTTAAGATATCATAGATGTTTGTAATGGATCATAACTAATTTCTACTAACCGTATGTATTCCAAATTGACAATTCTTTTCGCTTGACTTATTATGTTTCCGTATTGCGCTTGGGCAATGTTTTTTCAATGTCTTTCTTGATGGAATTATAGGTCCTCTCCAGCGACATAGTTTTCTCGGTTCCGATGACGGAGACGTATAACCTCCTTGGTGTGGATCAGAAAGACATTGTGACGCTAGAGAGGTACTTGCAAGACTACTTCACGAATATCTTGAAGAAACTGAAGGATCTTAAAGCACAATCAAAGCAAACAGACATATTTCTGTGAGTACATGTTCTATCATTTTGAGGAAGAGATCACTGTATTCTTCAACCCACATTAGATTCATTACCTTGAAGAATGTAAAGCTAATCTTGAGGCTTGTGAAAACTTAGCCTTAAATTTCTATTGTTTTGATGGACTCGAGACTGGTAATGAACCGTTCCCGGTCTGGTCCTATACAAGGCTAGACCCGGCTCGATTGTATATGAGGCCTTGGACCGGGACGGCCCGGTTCAGTTGCAGACTCCGTCACTACTGGTCATGCAACCATGACATGTTCTACAAAGAAGGCGTGAGCATGTTAAGAAGCGTGACTCGCGTGTTCACCAGACTCCTAAACACCCTCCCGCTTCCGTCCTCCAATTCCTCGATGCGCTCGATCAGCTCTTCGAGCTTCTCCATTGCCACCATCTCCGCCTCCTCCAAGCCCTTCTTCGACGGCCTCTTCATCGCCCAGACCATCCAAGAACCCCAGCCAGACACTGACAGGAAAACTTCCGTCGACGTGGCCGCTGTTGCCGCTACCGCTTCTGCAATGATCCCGGCGATCTCCGAGTCCGGCCCGATTCCCTGTGCCACGGTAGGGGATCTGGCGAGATCCTTGATGGATGAAGCGAGCCCGGCGATCTCTTTCTCCACCCGGCGGTGGGATCGGGCAGCGGATGCGAGCCGCACGGGGTCGCCGCGGCGAATGGCGGTGCGACCCTCAGAGAGGTGCTGCTTGAGGGCGATGGCGTCGGAGAGGAAGGAGCCGTGGGCGTCGGCGAGGCGGAGGAAGTCGTCGAAGAGGCGGTCGGCCCAGGCGGGCCGGCGGCGAAGGGTGTCCCGGGTCCGGGGAAGGTGGAGGAGATCGTCAAGGGCAGCGAGGAGGCGGTTGATCCGGGCAAACCCATCGCGGCGTGGGGAGGAGCGGAGGGAGCGGATCTCGTCCAGGAGTGGGGAGAGGACGGGGCAAGGCAGACTGGTGGAGCGCATATGGTGGGGCGCGTCGCGGCGGCGGCAAGGGTTGGCGCCAGGGTTGAGGCTCGACAGGGAGAAGGAGAAGCGGAATCCGAAGACCATGAGGTATGCTTTTCTCCCCCGGGCTCTCTTTGATTCTGCTTCTCGTCTTTAGTGATCTTATCAGTAGTAAAATGGCGAGTGATGGGACTCGGATGGCGAAGCGGGAGTAATGGAAGGAGCGTTTTAAAAGGGTGCctagagagagagacagaagcGGTGGTGGCATCGCGGGCCAATAAGGTtccctttataataataataataataatattattattattattataatatgctAAAACAAttatatgaaatttaaaatattaaaccttataaaaaaaaatagtgtATAGAGTGATCGGTAAAAAGAGAGAGGAGATAGGACTATAGATAGGGAGTGCAACGCAGGCAAGAGGACTAGTGCTTGAGCATTATAACATTATTTTCTTTGCTCGTACAAGCATGGATGTTTTCGTGATGATAATTATATGGGTATTGGTCTATTCTAAGAAGTTGGATGTAGAAAATAACCAATGACTTTTCAGAAAGCAAAAATATTAACCCAGTAAAACAGTGGCAGCAGTATATTATTAACCTTATATTGAGCCCCCGTAATTAATCAATTATTCTCGAGTGTTATTGTTTAATAATTTTCCCTGATTTTTAATCTACCGCCGACgtactttttattttctttccgtTGAGTGACGCGACGGTTCATCGAACCGCACGAGGACCCACGGACAGAGGGGCGACGGATGATGGAATGGAGACATTCATCGAACCGCCCGAGAACCCACGTGCATGAGGTGACGAACGAAAACAGAAACGGCCACATCAAGTCTGTTACCACTAAGCTGTGAACACGTATCATCTTTTTTCTCTTGACCGCAAGCATTTATGGCACATCAGTCAGATCGATCCTCCCTTTGTGTCTATGTTCTATGCATTAAACCAACCAACCTGACATCACATGTAGGTTCTTCGACCTTCGTCTCTCGGGATGGGTATCGGGTGGCTACGTATTTGATTATGTTTCTTTTGGTCTTTGCCTTGGTATGAGTTAAAGAGCCAGAGAAATTTAGGGTGCAAACTGCAGTGTCTGCTGTCTGTTCTTTTAGTAAACTATGAAGTCAAAATAATTTTACACAAGTATATGACAACCTTTTTTCAAGGAACCATTGCAAGAATTAGAGACAACAATGAAATTAAGGGGCAATTTCAACATTGGAAAGACTAAATGCTTTATGTTGGTGCCAAGATAAGATGGCAAGTTGAAATACTTCTTGTACAACTGAAAGCCATTAAGAATGTGGTTATTATAAGCTATCTATCACTCCTTTATTCAATCttatttcttataatattttatggGGTTTGACTGATTCTTATTTGGTTCCTCCATCCTGTAGAAAGCAACTAAAATCCACTAAACAAATATGCTTATAACTAGTGTTTGTGGTACTTGGTTCAACAGCATGATCAAAGAGTGTGATGTAATGATATATAGTCATCATAAACAAAGAGTGTGATGTAATGATGTATAGTCATCATAAACACATTCTACCTTTCCAAAATTATCAGACTGAGGCTGCCATTGCCAAAACAAGATGTGCAGATCAACCCCTCTACTTGCTTGCCACAAGAGTGGAGAATGATCAGGAAGAACAGAGTTTGAATAGCAATTTCATTCATCAATTAGAAGCAAATAAAACCGAAAAAATTTTaagtgagaaagaaagaaaacattaAATCAGCAGAGAGTCCTCATTCTATGTTCAAGAATGTCTACTACAAACACCCAAAAGATTTCTCAAATTGGGTATATCTAAACTACATAAACTCTTTGAATATTACTACCAAGATTTTGATACATTTTGACAATCATATTCCATATATTATGCCAAGCTGATATAGGCATTTGGCTAAAAGAAACTTATAATCAAACTCAGACTGAATTTTCAGTGTTTCTAAATATACCATACACCAGATGTGTGTCAACTCTTTGCATGAGATATTGTTGTCTGAACTACCGAAAAGAAATAAATGCTCTTTGAACACAGATATAAGGAAGCAATGAAAGCTCTTTGGCTGCAATATTCGAAAATCCTTTGCACAAGAATGAGTTTGTCAATGCAAGACTGAACCCTGTGGTGTTACATTGACAAGGGGAGGAGCATTTTACGTTTGCTCTTCCTGTTTTGTCTTATTTGCTTTGTTACTTTCATGCACACAAGAACAACTGCAGTAACACACATCAAAAGAAAAGCAAGCTTCATATACCTGAAGTACAAAGCAACACCTGCGAAGACAAGGAGAGCAAACATCAACATCTCCCATATCACAAATACTGCATCGACCCTGCATCCATACGACGGAAACTGAGTGGATCAGATTGGAAATGCTCTAAGAATGAAAGTGTATACTGAGTTAAAACTTGATTTATGAATTTCTATAGCATTTCAATTCTCCAATAATTGACGCTACAAAGATCAGAGAGAGAATGATTAGCTGGTTTTGGTAAACGACACGACAATCTTGTTTGCAGTCACAGGCTCATAGCCTCATCAATACTCCTTATTAACATCATTATGTTTGAGAATAAACATTGGTAAAAAGAAACATCACCTATAAATTGGAAAACATAATTCTAATTTTAATTGGCATTATCTGTTTAGAGCTACCTGATTAAAGATGGTTTATTTGATAGAATTAGTCAAAATGGATAAGAAGATATTAGCACTGAGAAAAATGGCTGAAGTAGCTGAAGAAATACATGCCACATGGAAGACAACTTGGTGATTAGGCTAGGGAATCTCCACTGTTGTTAGAATATACTAAGGGTGGATTTGAGTGTTATCccttgtattataaatgttggagGGCtgggcataaaaaaaaaaaaaaagaagtcttaAGTGTCTGATAAGAAGAGAATAAGTCAGTACCAACTAATGAAATTCCTCCCTTGAATCCCTTCTTTCACTGACAGCGAACTATCAAAGAAGAAATGTTCTCGTGTATGTTGCACCAAAAGTGGACTAACACTCATAAGTGGAGTtacaaaaatatagaaaaagtgGACTTTGATGGAGATAGCTCCAAAGTCATTTACCAAAAAGCAGAGGGAAACATAATTAATTTGTTCAACTTTGGTGAACTTCACCTTCTGATTTTCAAATAATTAAACTATCACAACCCAACCAAATGGAAAACCAACTGATAACCAGATGAGCCTAGAGCCACATAACCTAAAATATTTAAACTCAAGTTAATGATGATTAGTATATCTAACTTTGTAAACCAACACATCAATTCTGCCACTTTTGGTGTGGTTTTGGTACTGATTGACAGTTGAAGTGATACAATTCCAATATGTATTGACGAACTAACATTTGGTATGAATCAACACAGTTGAGACCAGAAGAAAGGGGAAGAGAAGAtgggaggaggatgaggaagcaAAGGAGGTGTATCAAAAAAGGTGTAAGTGATGACCCTTGTGAGGAGGAAAAGAAGGCAGCTATACCAAGCAGCAAGTTCGGTTTCTACACTAGGTGTGAGAAAAAGGAAATTCTATCCAAATTACTTTGGATCGGTAATCAATTTGAACTTGAGGTTCaatcaaatatattatcattttagtcaactttcttttctataaaataattttagtatTTTGGAGGTGGCTTTTGTAGATATCATAAGTTGTTGTCACATAGCTCATCTTCTACATTTCTATTTTAGTCTCATAAATTGCTCAAGGAGAAAATAAATGGAGCCaatgaaaaataaagaaaaaaaatcaaaatttgtgTAATTGAAGATTACACAGAATGATTAACcctaaaagaaaaaaagtttgGACTGAGGCCTTTTTGCCTACAAATGTGTGTGGAATGAGGCCTTGCTGTTCTATATTTTCTCCTCATCCATAATCCACCAAAACCATACAATACTAATAACCTGATGCTATTATAGTTGTCAACAGGTGGAAACATAAGGTTCAACCTCATATTTAACTAAAGTTATTTGAGAAGGGTAGCATCAGTGTCTTTCTCTCTTCTTAAGACAATTATGCATTGTATTTTCattgttgaaatatttttttctgcaAATCGAATGTGTTTTACCTCATCCTCCCCTTTATTTGTCTTTTTCTTCACTGACTTTATCTTTGATTTCTTAAGCCTTAGCACCCTTGAAGTTGTTTACGTTAAATCCTTTCCTACTTGATCCCCTTTATAAAGTGTAATACTAAGTCTGCTTTGGTAAACCTGGTGAGAAGATTGACCCATTAGTTTGATAAGCTTAGAACCACATGGTCCAACACACTCAAAACCAACACATCCACCCTATAAACCATCCTTAACTTCCAACACATCAAGCCCTATAAAGCAACACATCCACCCTTAACTTCCAACATGGGATCTCAAAGGTTGGACTTTCTCATGTATCCTAGAATCAACCCATAATAGACAATATGTGAGGCCCAACTTAGAGGTAGTTTCATGTTATGATATGCCTCTAGCTTATCAACAAGTAGTCCTTTACTATTTGGTGCATCTCACTGAATAGAACTAAGTTAATTTCAATACAAATTATAATCATGACTCAGCCCGATGGAAAAATTAACTCATCAACTTAACGAGTCTGGAACATCAATCAAAATACTAGAACTCAAACTGATGTTAGTAGCATATCTAGCCCTATAAATCAACACATCTGTCCTCCCACATTCAATATATGAGAAACTAGGACAACCTGATGAGGAAAAAAACAAGATATGTTAATATGAGTTATTTAAAACATCTTCATTTGTATTGCAAGTTTTCAACAACTATAGCATTTTGAGAATCGTAGAATTATACTTCTAAAACATTACATTATCATCATGTCTGTTGGAATTCAAAGGATATTTAAGTTGGTATTATACTAATCAGGAGAGTGTTAGTTAAAGAAGGATAAGTACCAAGGTGACTACCAGGAAAATGAGAATTTGAATCAAAAGCCTATGAAATGAAGAATTTGTTGTAAGCTGGTGTAAAAGATTACCTTTAGCCTAGTATTTGGACTCTATTGCTCAAGAGGATGTTTTGTGTTTTAAATGTTGAAGGGTCATTTGTGTTTTAAAGGCCTAGTACATTGACTGCATCATACTAATTGTGCCACATAGATGCCTTATATATGTTTGAGGGGTAGTATTAGATTTGCATCGGTATGTAACCTAGAGTCATCACTATATATAATTGATCACATAGGCATAGCATACTGCTCATGTCATTTGCTGTACTGCATGAACAAGAAGCAGCATCCACTGTATCATAGAATGAAAAACATAGGTCTACCCCTCACTTCTCTCTCCACAGAAATAGGAAAGTTACAAGCAGTATTAAAGATGAGAAAGGTAAGAAAAGACAATgaaaaaatgaaaagagtttACTTGTGCAATCCATCATGAAAAAGACATCACTAGTGGTTCGCCATTCTCGTTTGCCCCAATTTCTAACAAATAAACAATTTCAAAAAATACCTTCCACAAAATCTAAGTTTAAGACTTCATGGATTCTTAAACTTAGATTTTGTCAATATAAAACTCTATGATAGTCAAAAACAAAATAAGTTTCTTAAATGGGCAGGATAATTTTTCAATGGCCATGATGGAATCCAAACTTCACTGAATCAAATAGTTCTAGGACTTCAAGCTTTGCAAAAGAAACTAAAAAAATTGTCTAATAGCAAAACAAATACGACTAATCTTCCACTAACAATTGCTAATTTTGGCTCCTCTATCAACCACACAATCCTGATTCAATTCTCCTATAATTTTTGGTTTGCTAAAAAGCCTGACTTCAAGGGGCTTGTCAAGAAAGAAAATCAAATTATGTTTAAATGAAAGATAGGACTAATTTGATGAATG contains:
- the LOC135651384 gene encoding uncharacterized protein LOC135651384, coding for MRSTSLPCPVLSPLLDEIRSLRSSPRRDGFARINRLLAALDDLLHLPRTRDTLRRRPAWADRLFDDFLRLADAHGSFLSDAIALKQHLSEGRTAIRRGDPVRLASAARSHRRVEKEIAGLASSIKDLARSPTVAQGIGPDSEIAGIIAEAVAATAATSTEVFLSVSGWGSWMVWAMKRPSKKGLEEAEMVAMEKLEELIERIEELEDGSGRVFRSLVNTRVTLLNMLTPSL
- the LOC135651082 gene encoding uncharacterized protein LOC135651082 → MITRSNLAEQLREYQMRSKHEWATASFFSSTSSHASSRVDAVFVIWEMLMFALLVFAGVALYFRYMKLAFLLMCVTAVVLVCMKVTKQIRQNRKSKRKMLLPLSM